In Clostridium omnivorum, the DNA window AGTCCAATGCACGATGCCCTTGCTATGAGTGCAGTAATTAATGATACTATCTTTAGATTTGTAAAGCTTCCGGTTCAAGTTGATACCTGTAACAGTATTTCAAAGGGACAAAGTGTTGCAGATTTCAGGCCCTTTCCTGAAGGCCCTACAAATCAACTTCCACAAAACATTGCTTATGATTTTGATTACAATCAGTTTATAAATAGCTTCTTAACAGTAATGACACGACCTTTGGCAAAGTAATAATTTTTGAATAAAGTAAAACTATAAATATATTTAAATATTTATATGACTTTATATAAAGAAAATGCCGCAAACTACTTTCTAATAGTCTTGCGGCACTCTTTTAATCCTCAACTATACATTATTTTTATAAATTCCCCAATACCACCTTAATTTCATTCTGCAATAAGATTATTATTTTTTGCAAATATATTTAATCTCTTAATTTCTTTCTTATCTTCAATTTCGTTCACTATTTTATTATACAAGCTTTTTGCATCTGTATTTCTTCCAAGCTTTATTAGACAATCTATTGTCCAAACAAGACCTTCAGCATAGTGAAATTTCTTTTCGTAGGAAAATAGCTTCTCAAATGTTTTTTCATAATAGTTTACTGCTAGTTCATATTCCTTTAATTTGTAATAGCTATTAGATATAGTAAATAGTACAGTAATCATCTCTTCTGTGTCTAATGTGAATTTATCTAATATCTCTAGGGCCAAGTCTATGGCCCTTTTCCACCTTTTACCTACAAGATGCATTTCCAGTACTTTCATATAATCATTTTTAGTTTTTGGCTTATAACTCTTTTTATAAATAAATGAAGCAATAACAATTATACATCCCGATATTACAATTACACTTCTCATTTTTTATCCTAACCATCCATTATTCTTTAAGTATCATATGCATAAATTAAATCTTTAACAATAGAACCTATCCAATTCCTGCAGAACTAAATTCATCAACTTAAATTATTATTAAATTATAACTAAATTGAAGCGAAATATAAATTATTAATATTATGAACCCTATAATGCTTAATTGGACACTTCTCTTCTTGTATGTAAGCTCTCCACTTTTTTTAAATCTTTTCCCAAGGTACAATGAAAATCCAATAAAAGCAATTGCTAAAATTAATATTAATATTAGTATTACTTGTAGCCAAAACATTTTACCACCGCCTAAAATAAAATTCACAGATGCGGCCCTAGGATATCAATTTAACTATATGTTCTTCTACAATTGCCTGTCTCAAGCTAAAATATCATAAACCACATTGCTATACAGCTTCACAGCTTTTATAAGGTCCGCTTCATTAAAATCAAAATTTGAGCTGTGATGTTCTCCCATTAAGTCACTTCCAAACATGATGTAAGTGGCTTTGCCTCCTGTGGCTTGGACTCTTTCCATCATGTAGGCAATGTCTTCACTAGCTCCAAATTTAACTTTTTCATGGTGAATTTTATTGTAAACTCCCATATGAGCTGCAGCATTTTCAACTATTGCTGCCATTTCTTCATCGCTTATGGCACTAATTGAACTTCCCATATATTTTATATGAACTCTGGTTCCATGCATTTCTGCAGAAGCTTTTAATATCCTCTCTGCATAACTTTTCATGTACTCATTTAGCGCTGTGGTTTCTCCCCTAGTCTCTATGATCATATAGGCCCTTTCAGGAATAACATTTCTTTGCACTCCTGCCTGCAAGCAACCTACATTTATCCTTGTTTCACCCTCACTATTTCTTGGAATTGAGTACAAGTTCATAACTGCTGAGGCAGCTGAAAGCAGTGCGTTATCTCCCTTTTCTGGAGCTGCTGCTGCATGAGAAGCCTTTCCGATAAATTCTGCATCTATCTTAGATGTTGATAAAAATCCGCTGGTACCACATACTAATTCACCTGATTTTCTAGAATTTATTCCAATGTTCCCACTTATTAGAAAATCCACATCCTCCAGTACTCCAGCTTCTACCATGGCCTTAGCTCCTCTAACGCCTTCTTCCGCTGGCTGAAATATTAGTTTCACTGTACCTTTTAGTCTTTCACTAATCTGCGCTAATATTTCAGCTACTCCAAGGCCTATAGCTGCATGTCCATCATGCCCACATGCATGCATAACATTTTTCTCTATGGAAGAAAAGCCTTCTCTGTATGGTTTATGAGAAATATCTTCACTCTCATTAATTTGCAGTGCATCTATGTCAAACCTCAATGCCACAATAGGACCTTTACCATTTCCTACGGATGCGACTACCCCCGTAAAACCGTCTTTCATCTCTTCTGCTATTTTTTTATCTGCACCATAGCTTAAGGCTTTTTTCAGGTTTTCCTTAAGGATAGCTTCCTCAGGTACATCCATCCTAAAAGCTTCCTTAAGAACTTCCCTTCCAAGCTTAACCTCATATCCAAGTTCTATAAGCCTTCGCGCAATTAGTGAAGCCGTTCTAAATTCCATGAACCCTAGTTCAGGATACTTATGAAAATCTCTTCTCATTTCAATAATCTTGCTTTCTATATTATCGGCCAAGCTATTTATTGTTTCATCCATTGTAATCACTTCCCAAGCATTTATTTATGCTAAAATTTAATAGTGCCCAAATTCACAGCCCCCATTTTTTCCATAAAGCTCATCAATAAGAACATACCTGGAATCCCTTTTTTCATAAAGCTTTACTATCCCCTTTGCATGCTGGCCATTCCACAGTTCCGTACGGCTTTTTTCACCTCTAGGATTTTCATGGTTAACCTTACTCATAGATTTCTTGTCACATACAAAGCTGACTTCAATTTTACTTGTTTTATTGGAAACATTTATGTTCCACATAATTATATTTTCATTTTCTCTGAAGTCGACTTCTTGCTTTGAGCCATCAAGTACCTTTAAAAAATCATATTCGTATATCTTTCCTTTATAGGAAAAGTCAGCTAGTACCTTTTCAGTGAATTTAGCTCCAAAAACAACAGGGCACCCTCCCCTTAATTCGAGGCTAGTTTGTTCCATCATATCCCCAGATATTGCACTTTTAAAATTATTGCAGTTAAGCCATATCCATGGATTTGTAAAATCTTTTCCCCTAGCAAGTAATCTTTGCTTTAGCTGATTAGAACTTTTCTCTTCATATAAACTCTTTGACCCCATAAATTCTCGCCCCTATCTAAGAAATTACTAAGCTATTTCATAGCCTTTCTCAATAGCTTAATTTTTTTCTTATTATAAGGTGGAAAAACTAAGCTAATATTAACCTTAGTACTCTTTTTTAGCACACTCTTCATATGTGAGAAGGTTTCAAAGCTCTTATGTCCATGATAGGACCCCATACCTGAATATCCTACGCCTCCAAAGGGCAATAAGGGATTTGCTAAGTGAGTTATAGTATCATTAACACAGCCTCCGCCGTAGGACACATTTTCTATAACCTTTTTCTCTATAATGTTATTTTCAGTAAATAGATATAAAGCTAAAGGTTTAGGTCTGCTATTTATCTTCTTTATGGCTTCATTAATATCTTCGTATTCAATAATTGGAAGAATAGGTCCGAATATTTCATCTTCCATAACCTTATCCTCAAAGGTCACATTATCCAAAATAGTTGGAGCAATGTACTTTTCTTCAACATCGAAGTCTCCTCCTAAAATCACCTTATCCTTATCAATTAAATCAATGAGCCTCTTCATCTGCCTGTCATTTATAATCCTGCCATAATCTGCACTGTCTTTTGGGTTTTCTCCATAAAAGTCTTTTGTTTTTTCTATAAGCTCCTCAATTAATTGCTTTTTCACAGCCCTGTGCACAAGAATATAATCTGGAGCAACGCAGGTCTGTCCTACATTCATAAACTTTCCCCAAGCTATTCTTTTAGCAGCTATGTCTATATTTGCATCTTTATCAACTATGCAGGGGCTCTTCCCCCCTAACTCCAAGGTTACTGGAACAAGGTTTTTAGCAGCTGCCCCCATAACTATCTTTCCAACTCCAATACTGCCTGTAAAGAAAATGTAATCAAAAGGAGCATTTATAAGAGCTGTGTTATTATCTCTTCCTCCTCCAACTACTCTAATGTATTTTTCATTAAAATTATCCACAATAATCTTCTCCACTACAGCTGCTACATTTGGTGTATACTCTGAAGTCTTAACTACTGCACAGTTTCCAGCGGCTATGGCTCCTACTAGAGGCTCAAATATAAGTTGAAATGGATAATTAAAAGGTCCCACTATAAGTACTGTTCCAAAGGGTTCAGGATATATATAGCTTTTTGATTTGAAATGAACTATAGAAGTTCTTACCCTTTTTACCTTTGCCCATTTTCTGATGTTCTTTATAAAATTACCTATACTGTCATATAAAAATCCTATTTCTGTTGCGTAGGACTCAAATTCTGATTTATGCAGATCCTTGTATAGAGCTTCCACAATTGATTTTTCATTTATTTGAATAGCATTCTTAAGCTTTTCAAGCTGTGCTATTCTAAATTCTATACTTCTTGTTTCCCCAGTTTGAAAGTAATCCCTATGCTCTGACAGCATGCTTAATACTTTTTCATTATTCAATATTTCCATAGTGCCCCTCCATTCATATAATGTATATGCTATAATAATCAAACTAATATATTATACTTATCTGAGCTCACAGCTTTTTTCTATTAAGCCTATTAGGACTTTTATTTTCTCTATTGGTTCTTTAAGTGTTAGATAATAAAAGTTCTCGGTACCCTTTTTTTCACTGTCTACTATCCCAGCCTGCTTTAAAGCCTTTAAATGGTGTGATATAGCAGGTCTTGAAAGTGGCATCTTTTCCGTAATCATATTGACATTAAAGCCCTCTTCTCTCTCCGCAAGCACCATAAGTATATTTTGTCTTATTTCATCTGCTAATACTGAAAATAGCGGTATACATTCCCTAAATACATTTAAAATATCTTCTACATCTTTTTCTGTTTTCATATTTTCTCCTATACGTTTATTAGTTTAATCTTTTAAACCATTGTAAAACAACTTCAAAATTATGTCAACTTATTATTGACATAACATGCTTTTAGGATTATAATGAACGTAGTTCATAAAATTAAAATTTATAGTTCTTTAATCATTTTTTATGAACATTACTTTTCATCAGTGTTATAACTTATGAAAAATATCATGTTGTAATTCATGTAAATAGATACTTATGAAGTTAATTTTGAAATCTATTTAGCATGAATTTATTTAAAGTTTTTTATGAACAAGGTTCACATAAATACAAATATCTATTATATTAATGGAGGTTTAATATGAAAAAAAAGAGTTCAAACTTAATACTAATTTTATTTCTACTAGGAATTTTTATGGGAGCAATAGATACAGGAATAGTCTCCCCTGGCAGGGAACTTATACAAAACAGCTTTGGGGTAGATAGAAGTGCAGGTACTTGGATGTTAACATTATACACCCTTGTTTATGCTGTATCCATGCCTATAGTCAGCAAAATGGGAGACAAATTTGGATATAAAAAAGCCTATATATTTGGTATCGCTACTTTTGGTTTAGGTTCATTACTATGTGGTCTTTCCAACTTTTATGGAACCTTTTCCTTTTTCCTAATTTCTCGTGGAATTCAAGCACTAGGCGCAGGTGGAATAATGCCAATTGCAAATGCAGTAATAGGTAACAGCTTCCCTGAAGAAAAGAGAGGAACTGCACTAGGCCTTGTTGGTATGATATATGGAGTAGGAAATATTCTTGGGCCTACACTAGGAAGCAGTATAATTGATTTAGCTGGTTCTAGTCATTGGGGATGGATATTCTTTATAAATGTACCTATCAGCTTAATAATACTATTATTCAGTTATAAATTAAAAAATACAAAAGCAGAAACTCAAAAGCCAATGGATTTAGCAGGTGCAGTAGTGCTTGCTGGGGTAATAAGCAGTATTATGTACGCACTAACTAATTTAGACTTTTTCCACTTTACCACTAGTATAAAAGCAACTAATGTTTATCCATACTTAATAATCTTTGTTGTATTAACTCCATTTATGGTATTTATTGAAAGTAAAGCTAAAGACCCAATACTAAATATAAAATACTTTAAAGACAAGCAAATGTTAACTATATTAATAATTTCCTTTATTGTTGGTATTGGAATGATGGGTATGGTATTTGTACCTCAATTCTCGGAAAATGTATTAAAACTTAAAGCTGGCAGCGGTGGATATCTTGTAACTTTACTTGCAGTATTCTCAGGTGTGGCTGCTCCAGTAAGTGGTAAGCTTATTGATAAAAAAGGTGCTCGCTTTGTTTTATGCTTAGGCTTCCTATTTACTATTACAGGTACCCTATTTCTTGGATTTATAGCTACTAAGCTTTTAAATTTTATAGGCATATTCATAGGCCTTGCTTTAATGGGACTTGGTGTAGGTTTTACAATGGGTGCTCCATTAAACTATCTTGTTCTTGAAACAGTACCGAAGGAAGAAAGCGCCACTGGGCTTGCAACTATGTCTCTTATGAGATCCATAGGACTTGCAATATCTCCAAGCGTAATGATTGGCTTCATTGTTGACGCCGCTAAAAATCTTCAGCCTAAACTTATGGAGGTTTTGGCTGTTGCAATGCCAAAAGGCATGTCTATGCCTGCTGCGACTTCAGGTTCAAGTTCAGGCGCCTTTAAAGCTCTACAAAATGCTGATGTAACTACTATTGTTCCTATGCTTAAAACAGCAATAACCAGCATGGTTCCAAGTCAAGCTAAGCCAATGGTAGCTAAAGCTATTGATCCTATTAGCAATAAAATAGTAGATACCTTCCAATCAGTGATGAATACTGGTTATACTCATATGTTTGTTGCTGCAGCCATTATAGCAGTTTGTGGTTTTAGCTTTACACTAATTCTTAGAGGAAAAGCTGAAGCTGATAATGTAATTGATGACTTTATGCTAAATGAAGACTAATTAAAATAAGGAGTGCTGCAAGATATACTAGCAGCACTCCTCATTATTTTTAACTATTCATATATGCTATAATAGTCCTCGCCCCAATACTTTTGAATAAATTCATCTCTTCCAGATATCTTTCTGTCTTCCTTATATTCCTTAGAACTTTTCTTGTAAAAATCCTGATGGTACTCTTCAGCCTCATAAAACTTCACTGCCTCAAGTATTGGAGTTATTACTTTACCAGGAAATCTGCCTGATTCATCCATAGCCTTTTTAGATGCTTCAGCCTTTTTTCTCTGCTCTTCTGTAGTGTAAAAAATAGCAGTTCTGTAGGAAGGGCCTCTGTCCTGAAATTGACCGCCATCATCTGTTGGATCAACCTGCCTCCAATAAGCTTGAAGCAGCTTGTCATAATCTATTACCTGTGGATCATAGATAACCTTAACAACCTCATAATGCCCGGAAGTTTGTGACTTAACATCCTTATAGGTCGGATTTTCTAAATGTCCCCCTGTATATCCTGATTTTACTTCCTCAATTCCATCTAAAACATCAAAGGGTGAAACCATACACCAAAAGCAGCCTCCAGCAAATATAGCTGTCTCATATTTTTTATCCTTATTATCAAGTACCATTTATAATTACCTCTTTTCTAATAATTCTATTTATATAAGTGAATTTACCTTTTCTAAAAGCTTCATAAAAGCTTCTTCATCCTTTTTCTCTAGATACATATTTACAAGTGAACGAGTGGACATTTTATTTAAACCTTTAAATCCATTTTCTAATATTTCACCTAGAACATTAACAAAGGTTTCATTGCTCTTGTCAATATCCTTCAGCATCTTATTTGCTGTATCCTCAATAATTTCTTTTTTAATAACCTCTTTAAGCTTTTCATTGTACTCCACCATGAATTCTTGTACTTCTTCAGGATATGTTGAAAAATCCTCTGACATTAAATCCTCTATGTTAAACATACTGCCTCCTAAGTTTTACCTTACAATAAATATTCATTTATTATTATGTCTTAATTATATTGATTTTTGTAGAAATTTTCTATACTTATTTAAAGATCACTTAGTAAGCCCTTAATTCTTACAATATATATCCATACAAAATACTAACCTTTCATTTGTTTTCACAATATTGAAAAAATTATATTTGTATTATTCTTCCATGGGGTTTATACTGATAAGTATAAAAGATGAATAAGGGGAGTTTTATGATGGGTGTAAAAAATGAATTGCTAAAAGAAGCTGAGCTTACTAGATCAGTGAATTTATGTGATGAGAGAGGTCAACTGCTTGAAGAAGCTATTGGCTGGTCCAGACAGCCTGTATTTAATTGCAACCTTTCAAAGCATTTTTTACGAAAAAAGAAATGGAACTATTGGTGTGTAACAAATAGCGATTGTCTTTTTTCCATTACTATATCCAACTTAGACTATGCAGCTATGGTATTTGCATACTTTCTAGATCTTAAAACCTTTAAATTTATTGAGAAAACTGTGGTAACTCCTTTTGCAAGAGGTTGTTCAATACAAGAAAATGTACATACTCCAGTATGCTTTGAACATTCTGAAATGAAGGTAGACTTTTTAGAGGAAGATAACAATACTCACATACTAGTAAAATGCAAAAATTTTGATGGCATGCCTATGTCTGCAGACTTTAAAGTTATTTATCCAGAAGGTCATGAAACCTTAAATGTGGTTATACCTTGGAACAAAAAAACCTTTCAATTTACTTCTAAGCAGGAATGTCTTCCTGTAGATGGTACTCTTACTATTGGAGAACAGTTATATAATTTTAATAAAGCTGACACCTTTGCCTGTTTGGATTTTGGAAGAGGGGTATGGCCAAGACAGATTTCCTGGAACTGGGCCAATGCTTCCGGTATAAGTAATAATAGAGTAGTTGGTTTTAATTTAGGTGCCAAATGGACTGATGAAACCGGCATGACAGAAAATTGCCTAGTTGTAGATGGCAAAATAACAAAGCTCAGTGAAGATATTATATTTGAGTATGATAACGCTAACCTTATGAACCCGTGGACTTTAAAAACAGGTATAACAGATAGGGTTAACTTAATATTTACACCTATTTATGAAAGAGTATCAAAATCTAACTTTTTAGTTATTAAATCTGATATGCATCAAATGGTTGGCCACTTTTCAGGTACCATAATTACTGACTCAGGTGAAACTATAAAAGTTAATAATATTTTAGGCTGCTCAGAAGAGCATTTTGCAAAATGGTAAACTTATTTTAAATAATAATTTATAAGCTGTAAAATAGGGTATAATGTTCTTATAGGATAAAACCTTATATTTTTACAACTTGCCATATGCTAAGTGTTTTATGAAATATACAAAAGGAGAGTGGTAGCTATGAAACCTGTAGTTATGCTTATTACAGACTGGTGTCCACACTGCAAAAGAGCTGCAGCCTGGATGAAAGAGCTAGAAACCGAAACCCCTGACTTTTCTCAGGTTGAAATTAGAGTTATAGATGAGGAAAAAGAGCCTGAGCTTGCTAAAAAGTATGATTATTACTATGTTCCAACCTACTATGTTGGGGACATAAAGGTTCATGAAGGAGTTCCTACAAAGGATATAGTTCGCAGCGTGTACGAAAAAGCGCTTGAATAATCACATTAATGAAAAGTATTCAATTAAACAAGCAGCCCTTGAAAAAGTTAGAAAATGCCTAACAATTTCAAGGGCTTTTTTATTATTTATTTATTGCATCTAGACTCTTTTGTATTTCTGCCTTTACCATTTCTGACAGATTATTTTGTTCTTCCCTGGTCATGGTTTTTGTCTCTATTGGCTTAGATATAATTATATCCATCTTAGTAGGCTTAATATGTAAAAAACCTTTTCCATCAGTAAGTCTATATACATTGTTTAGGGCAACTGGAACTACAGGCACTCCTGCTTTTGTAGCAAGCTTCATACTTCCTTTTTTAAACTCACCCATATTAGGTCCCTTGCTCCTTGTTCCCTCAGGGGCTATGGACATGGAATAACCAGACTTTAGAAGTTCTACTCCCTCAAGGATTGACTTCACAGACTCTCTGCTGTCTTCTCTATCCATAAAAATACAATGTATTTGTTTCATCCAATAGCTTACTGCCGGAACCTTTTCCAGCTCCTTTTTAGCAATAAAGCCTTTAGGTTTATCAATATATCCAATCATTATAAGAATATCAAAATACTCTTGATGATTATGTACAAATAAGCAATTTCCTTCTGTCAGGTTTTCCGTTCCAACTACATTTATAGTGCAGCCAGTACCCTTCAATATCTTCCTTGCCCATGTTTTTACATAATTAAAGGCATAGCTTTCCACTTCTTCCTCTGTCATATTTTTCTTCAATATCTCAAATTTCAATCTGCCTATATACAGAGAAATAACCACATAAATTCCAAACATCACATTGTATATCTTTCGCATTTGTATTGTCTCCTAATCCTTTTATATATCGTCCTAATTTTAACACTTTTTAATATCTTTATTCAAGTGAAGTTTTAAAACTCTCTAAGGATCTTTTAATTATAAATTATTTAAAAAGAGACTTCCCAACTTTGTAAGCTTTAGCTATAGCTTTATTATCCTTTTCAGCAGAATTTGCCTCAAAGCACTTTGTAACAATAATATCCTTGTAATGAATCAATCCCATAGGCTTAAATATATTTCTCATATATCTAATATATTTCTTAAAGAAAAATGGAAAAGGGGCTGCCTGAGTATATACCATAACTAGTTTTTTAGTTCCAAATCTTGGCTTATGTTTTTCATCAGTAAAAGGATACAGTCTATCCATCATCATCTTAGTTTGCCCCGAAACCTGATAAATATATATAGGACTGCCTATTATAACCGCATCTGCTGTCTTTATATCTTCGTATATAAGCTTCATATCATCCTTAACACAGCAGCTATCATGCGTTCTGCAGTACATACAACTTTGGCAGCCCCTTATATTCATATCATTTAGATGGTACACCTTAGTTTCTGCCCCCATATCTTTTGCGCCTTCCATAACTTTATTAACAATGCATGTAACATTACCTGATTTTCTTGGACTTCCTACTATTCCTACTACTTTCATATTATTTCTCCTATTCTATTTTACCTAAAATATCTTTCAAATCCGTTAATGCAATTGCTAATTTTTCTAAATCCCTTTTGCTTATACTTGAAAGTTTCTTTTTTAATCCTTCTGTAACTATGTCTTTATGTTTTGATAAAAAGTCCGTTCCACTCTCAGTAAGCTTTATGTAAATGTACCGTCTATCCTTTTTATCTTGAAACCTTTCTACAAAATCTTTATCCACTAACTTTTGAACAATTGGTGTTACATTAGGCTTTGAAACCATAAGTGCCTTTGCAAGCTCAGTAACAGACATAACCCCTGTTTCCTCAAGTATGAACATAGCTTGAAAATGTGGCAAAGTTAAATCTATATCCTCATATATGTCATATTTAACTAGCTTTTTATTAAATAATGGTGGTATAAGAAACAAGCTTTCTACTATATCCTGTAGCTTTTTATCTTCCATAGCGCTCTCCTTATAAAAAACAAAATCAAACTTAGTTATAAAAATATAATAGTTATATATTTATAACTATTATATTGTAAGATTATGCTTAAGTCAATAAAAATAAAAGGGGCTAATACCCCTCTTAACTTTATACTTAATCATATAAATCTCCAGATAGTTCCTCTAACTTATCTCTATCGCTTATCTCATAGGAATCCTTATTTTTAACTATGCAGCCACTTTCACATAACTTGTTCAAGGTTCTAAGCAAATGTCTGTAGCTGGTTCCAAGCAGCTCTGCCATCTCTGTTAAATTGCAATCCTTGTGTAGACTATTGCTTATCTTTCCATCTGAAGGAGGGGTAACTGCTAGAAGGTAGCTGGCAAGCCTGTTTTCTAGTGGATATAGCAAATTTATTGAGCTATACTTTGACAGTCTAATGAGCTTTTCTCCCAGCCCCTCATTCATATACTGCAAAAACTTCGCATCTTCCAGTGCATATTTACGTATTTTGTGGAATTCAATTGCAATGCAATAGGTATCCTCTATCACCTGAACATTTGAGCTTGCTGCATTTAAGTTTAAAAATTCCACATCACCAATAACCATTAACGGCTTGTAAAAACACACCAGCAGCGACTTGCCATTGCCAAGCAAGGTGTACACCTTTGCCTTTCCATCTACGAAAAAGTATAAATACTCTATCTTTTCATCTATCTTGCAGATGTATTCATTTTTACTAAATAGGAAAAGCTCCATATACCTTTTCATATCCACACTGAAGATATTTTCAAGGTTATATTTTTCAATATAATATTCAATCCTATCTCTGTCCTTAATCTTAATCATTAAAAGCTCTCCTTAAAATATATTGAAAATTTAATGACTTATCTTATCCATCTATTCACATTAAATTTAACACATAACATTATACTTCACTATGACATATGTCATAATGGCTCCAGCAAATTTTATGCTAATCTTTAATAAAAGATCTTAAGGAGGTAATCTATGTACAGTCTATACTCAGCCTTCGTTGGAATGTTAATAACTATAATGATTGGTTTGAACGGAACCTTATCAAACCTTTTGGGAAATTACATCTCCAGTATAATCGTTCACTTTGCAGGTCTTGCTGCTGTTATTTTAGTATTATTTATAAAGAAAAATAAAGTAACCTTTAAGCGAGAAATACCACTATACCTTTACAGCGCTGGTGCAATAGGGGTTCTTATTTTACTATTTAATAACGTAACCTTTAATACAATAGGTGTATCCTTGACAGTAGCTCTTGGTTTACTTGGGCAGTCAGTTGCCTCTATAGTAATCGACAGTTACGGTTTATTTAACATGAAGCTTGTTAGGTTTAATAAGAAAAAAATATTAGGCTTTATGTTTATTTCAATAGGAATAATTATAATGACCATCTATTAAGGAGGATTTTATATGATTTATATAATAATAGCCATATGCGCAGGTGCTTTAGTTACCATATCCAGATTAATTAATTCAAACCTGGCAGATGAAATAGGGATTTTTCAAGGAACCTTCTATAATTATTTAGTAGGCTTAAGTGTATCCTTGGTAGTATTACTTTTCAGTAATGATTCTATACTAAAGGCTGCATCTAGCTTTTCTAAGGTACCGCTTTGGGCCTTTACTGGAGGCCTTGTAGGGGTTATAGTTGTAGCACTATCCAGCTACATAACGCCAAAGATTTCAGCCTTCTATTTAACTATTCTCACCTTCATAGGTCAGCTCTTTACAGGCATTATAATGGATTACTATACTCTTAATATTTTATCAATAGGTAAA includes these proteins:
- the msrA gene encoding peptide-methionine (S)-S-oxide reductase MsrA, which encodes MVLDNKDKKYETAIFAGGCFWCMVSPFDVLDGIEEVKSGYTGGHLENPTYKDVKSQTSGHYEVVKVIYDPQVIDYDKLLQAYWRQVDPTDDGGQFQDRGPSYRTAIFYTTEEQRKKAEASKKAMDESGRFPGKVITPILEAVKFYEAEEYHQDFYKKSSKEYKEDRKISGRDEFIQKYWGEDYYSIYE
- a CDS encoding glutaredoxin family protein; translation: MKPVVMLITDWCPHCKRAAAWMKELETETPDFSQVEIRVIDEEKEPELAKKYDYYYVPTYYVGDIKVHEGVPTKDIVRSVYEKALE
- a CDS encoding amidohydrolase, whose product is MDETINSLADNIESKIIEMRRDFHKYPELGFMEFRTASLIARRLIELGYEVKLGREVLKEAFRMDVPEEAILKENLKKALSYGADKKIAEEMKDGFTGVVASVGNGKGPIVALRFDIDALQINESEDISHKPYREGFSSIEKNVMHACGHDGHAAIGLGVAEILAQISERLKGTVKLIFQPAEEGVRGAKAMVEAGVLEDVDFLISGNIGINSRKSGELVCGTSGFLSTSKIDAEFIGKASHAAAAPEKGDNALLSAASAVMNLYSIPRNSEGETRINVGCLQAGVQRNVIPERAYMIIETRGETTALNEYMKSYAERILKASAEMHGTRVHIKYMGSSISAISDEEMAAIVENAAAHMGVYNKIHHEKVKFGASEDIAYMMERVQATGGKATYIMFGSDLMGEHHSSNFDFNEADLIKAVKLYSNVVYDILA
- a CDS encoding ArsR/SmtB family transcription factor — protein: MKTEKDVEDILNVFRECIPLFSVLADEIRQNILMVLAEREEGFNVNMITEKMPLSRPAISHHLKALKQAGIVDSEKKGTENFYYLTLKEPIEKIKVLIGLIEKSCELR
- a CDS encoding DUF2804 domain-containing protein, translated to MMGVKNELLKEAELTRSVNLCDERGQLLEEAIGWSRQPVFNCNLSKHFLRKKKWNYWCVTNSDCLFSITISNLDYAAMVFAYFLDLKTFKFIEKTVVTPFARGCSIQENVHTPVCFEHSEMKVDFLEEDNNTHILVKCKNFDGMPMSADFKVIYPEGHETLNVVIPWNKKTFQFTSKQECLPVDGTLTIGEQLYNFNKADTFACLDFGRGVWPRQISWNWANASGISNNRVVGFNLGAKWTDETGMTENCLVVDGKITKLSEDIIFEYDNANLMNPWTLKTGITDRVNLIFTPIYERVSKSNFLVIKSDMHQMVGHFSGTIITDSGETIKVNNILGCSEEHFAKW
- a CDS encoding aldehyde dehydrogenase; amino-acid sequence: MEILNNEKVLSMLSEHRDYFQTGETRSIEFRIAQLEKLKNAIQINEKSIVEALYKDLHKSEFESYATEIGFLYDSIGNFIKNIRKWAKVKRVRTSIVHFKSKSYIYPEPFGTVLIVGPFNYPFQLIFEPLVGAIAAGNCAVVKTSEYTPNVAAVVEKIIVDNFNEKYIRVVGGGRDNNTALINAPFDYIFFTGSIGVGKIVMGAAAKNLVPVTLELGGKSPCIVDKDANIDIAAKRIAWGKFMNVGQTCVAPDYILVHRAVKKQLIEELIEKTKDFYGENPKDSADYGRIINDRQMKRLIDLIDKDKVILGGDFDVEEKYIAPTILDNVTFEDKVMEDEIFGPILPIIEYEDINEAIKKINSRPKPLALYLFTENNIIEKKVIENVSYGGGCVNDTITHLANPLLPFGGVGYSGMGSYHGHKSFETFSHMKSVLKKSTKVNISLVFPPYNKKKIKLLRKAMK
- a CDS encoding tetratricopeptide repeat protein; this translates as MRSVIVISGCIIVIASFIYKKSYKPKTKNDYMKVLEMHLVGKRWKRAIDLALEILDKFTLDTEEMITVLFTISNSYYKLKEYELAVNYYEKTFEKLFSYEKKFHYAEGLVWTIDCLIKLGRNTDAKSLYNKIVNEIEDKKEIKRLNIFAKNNNLIAE
- a CDS encoding MFS transporter; the encoded protein is MKKKSSNLILILFLLGIFMGAIDTGIVSPGRELIQNSFGVDRSAGTWMLTLYTLVYAVSMPIVSKMGDKFGYKKAYIFGIATFGLGSLLCGLSNFYGTFSFFLISRGIQALGAGGIMPIANAVIGNSFPEEKRGTALGLVGMIYGVGNILGPTLGSSIIDLAGSSHWGWIFFINVPISLIILLFSYKLKNTKAETQKPMDLAGAVVLAGVISSIMYALTNLDFFHFTTSIKATNVYPYLIIFVVLTPFMVFIESKAKDPILNIKYFKDKQMLTILIISFIVGIGMMGMVFVPQFSENVLKLKAGSGGYLVTLLAVFSGVAAPVSGKLIDKKGARFVLCLGFLFTITGTLFLGFIATKLLNFIGIFIGLALMGLGVGFTMGAPLNYLVLETVPKEESATGLATMSLMRSIGLAISPSVMIGFIVDAAKNLQPKLMEVLAVAMPKGMSMPAATSGSSSGAFKALQNADVTTIVPMLKTAITSMVPSQAKPMVAKAIDPISNKIVDTFQSVMNTGYTHMFVAAAIIAVCGFSFTLILRGKAEADNVIDDFMLNED